In Candida dubliniensis CD36 chromosome 6, complete sequence, the following are encoded in one genomic region:
- a CDS encoding clathrin heavy chain, putative (Similar to S. cerevisiae CHC1;~In S. cerevisiae: clathrin heavy chain, subunit of the major coat protein involved in intracellular protein transport and endocytosis; two heavy chains form the clathrin triskelion structural component; the light chain (CLC1) is thought to regulate function) produces the protein MSNDIPIDFTELTQLTQLGIPQTSLDFKSTTLESDHYICVRESGAQGNTVAIVNLKNNNEVTRKNMTADNAIMHPKEFVISLRANGTTLQIFNLGSKQRLKAFTMDQPVIFWKWLDDTHLGLVTQSSIYYWNVFDGTNNGPTKLTDRHHTLNNCQIINFVAEPDLNWFAVTGIAQEEGRIAGHIQLYSKSRNVSQAIEGHVCKFASISLSGGVQPTKVFCVGNKNAQGQGNMHIIEIDHVDGNPQFQKKVVDIFFPPDASNDFPISLQASNKYGIVYVLTKYGFIHLYDMETGANLFVNRITADPVFTASSYNDGTGLITINKAGQVLSVEVSRDKIIPYVLDKLSNVPLALALSSRGGFPGAENLFQQQFQTYLNQGDYSNAAKVAASSEQLRTQDTINKLKNITPQPGQISPILQYFSTLLDRGTLNKFESIELAKPVLQQDRKPLFEKWLKEDKLTSSEELGDIVKSYNDTTLALAVYIRANVNIKVVSCLAELGQFDKILPYCQKVGYNPDYTNLIQNLVRVNPDKASEFATSLLSSPDANLNVEQISDLFFSQNYIQQGTAFLLDALKNDTPAEGHLQTKVLEINLLHAPQVADAILGNHMFSHYDKPTIGKLCEKSGLFQRALEHYDDLKDIKRVIVHTNVLPSDWLVSYFGQLNVDQSVACIKELLSNNMQQNLQVVIQVATKYSDLIGAAKLIKIFEEYKCTEGLYYYLSSIVNLTQDPDVVFKYIQAAARMNQTKEIERVVRDNNVYNGEKVKNFLKEFKLDDQLPLIIVCDRFNFVHDLILYLYKNQYFKFIEVYVQSVNPANTPQVVAGLLDVDCDENIIKGLLMSVLGRVPIKELVEEVEKRNRLKILLPFLEKTLEGGSNDQEVYNTLAKIYIDSNNSPEKFLQENNNYDTLVVGKYCEKRDPYLAYISYSKGGNDDQLISITNENKMYKYQARYLLSKSDIELWNKVLSSDNIHRRQLVDQVISTGIPELDDPEPISITVKAFMENDLPEELMELLEKIILEPSPFSENASLQGLMILTAIKADSSKVSSYIEKLDKFDPNEIAPLCIDNGLNEEAFEVYDKFELRSEAMKVLVEDIVSLDRAEQYAEKYDTPELWYQLGTAQLDGLRIPEAIDSYVKSKNPENFAQVIEIAEHAGKEEELITFLDMARETLREPVVDGALINAYATLDRLSDMEKFVGGSNVADLEAIGDKLFEAKNYKAAKVLYSNVSKYAKLATTLVYLGDYQGAVDCARKASNTQVWKQVNSACIENKEFRLAQICGLNLIIDAEELPELVKTYEYNGYFNELIALFENGLSLERAHMGMFTELAILYAKYSPEKVMEHLKLFWSRINIPKVLTACEDAHLYPELIFLYCHYEEWDNAALTMIEKSEVAFDHSSFKEIIVKAPNLEIHYKAIQFYMNENPSLLVDLLKVLTPKLDLPRVVRMFVQSDNLPMIKPFLISVLDKNNSVVNSAYHDLLIEEEDYKSLRSSIENESNNRFNKLDLAERLEKHDLIFFRQIAATLYTKEKKFNRAISILKTDKLWPDLLRTVAASKSKKIAHELLDYFVETGNHECFVALLYTSYEFIANDYVVELSWLHNLSNFIKPYEISIAYENQKKLNEVYQDLQKRKESERQQEEEPGVGQPLMLTNGPMSYQGTGATGIGYQPTGAGFGNAF, from the coding sequence ATGTCGAACGATATTCCTATTGACTTTACTGAATTGACTCAGTTGACTCAATTGGGAATCCCACAAACTTCTTTGgatttcaaatcaacaactttgGAATCTGATCACTACATATGTGTACGTGAATCTGGAGCTCAAGGAAACACCGTGGCAATtgtcaatttgaaaaataacaatgaaGTGACTAGAAAAAATATGACAGCTGATAATGCCATTATGCACCCTAAGGAATTTGTCATTTCATTGAGAGCAAATGGTACCACTttacaaattttcaatttgggATCAAAACAAAGATTGAAGGCTTTCACTATGGATCAACCAGTGATATTTTGGAAATGGCTTGATGATACCCATTTAGGGTTAGTGACacaatcatcaatttattattggaatGTTTTTGATGGAACCAACAATGGACCAACCAAATTGACTGACAGACACCACACATTGAACAATTGTCAAATCATAAATTTTGTTGCTGAGCCTGATTTAAATTGGTTTGCCGTTACTGGTATCGCCCAGGAAGAAGGTCGTATTGCTGGTCACATCCAATTATACTCAAAGTCGAGAAATGTTTCACAAGCCATTGAAGGTCATGTATGTAAATTTGCTTCTATATCTTTATCTGGCGGCGTTCAACCAACTAAAGTTTTCTGCGTTGGTAACAAGAATGCTCAAGGTCAAGGTAATATGcacattattgaaattgatcatGTTGATGGCAATCcccaatttcaaaagaaaGTGGTTGACATTTTCTTCCCACCTGATGCTTCCAATGATTTCCCAATCAGTTTACAAGCTTCTAACAAATACGGTATTGTTTATGTATTGACCAAATACGGGTTCATTCACTTGTATGATATGGAAACTGGGGCCAACTTGTTTGTCAACAGAATAACTGCTGATCCAGTATTCACTGCTTCTAGTTATAACGATGGCACTGGTTTGATAACTATCAACAAGGCAGGTCAAGTTTTAAGTGTTGAAGTTTCCCGCGACAAGATCATTCCTTATGTATTggataaattatcaaatgttCCATTGGCTTTGGCATTATCATCTCGTGGTGGTTTCCCTGGAGCTGAAAACTTgttccaacaacaattccAAACTTATTTGAACCAAGGCGATTACAGCAATGCAGCTAAAGTTGCAGCCTCATCCGAACAATTACGTACTCAGGAcaccatcaacaaattgaagaatattACTCCTCAACCAGGCCAAATATCACCAATTTTGCAATATTTCTCCACTTTGTTGGATAGAGGAACTTTGAACAAATTTGAATCGATTGAATTGGCCAAACCAGTCTTACAACAAGATCGTAAACCattgtttgaaaaatggtTGAAAGAAGACAAATTGACATCTTCAGAAGAATTGGGTGATATAGTCAAGTCTTACAATGATACAACTTTGGCACTTGCTGTGTATATTAGAGCCAATGTAAATATCAAAGTGGTTTCTTGTTTGGCTGAATTGGGTCAATTTGACAAAATTTTACCATACTGTCAAAAAGTTGGTTACAATCCAGATTACACcaatttgattcaaaacTTGGTTAGAGTCAATCCAGATAAGGCCAGCGAATTTGCCACTTCCTTATTATCCAGTCCCGATGCTAACTTAAATGTTGAACAAATTTCTGACTTGTTCTTTTCACAAAACTACATTCAACAAGGTACTGCATTCTTGTTGGATGCTTTGAAAAACGACACTCCAGCTGAAGGTCACTTGCAAACCAAAGTTTTGGAAATCAACTTGTTACATGCACCTCAAGTTGCTGACGCCATTTTGGGCAATCATATGTTCAGCCATTATGATAAACCAACTATTGGTAAATTATGTGAGAAATCAGGATTATTCCAAAGAGCTTTGGAACATTACGACGATTTGAAGGATATCAAGAGAGTTATTGTACACACCAATGTTTTACCAAGCGATTGGTTAGTTTCTTATTTTGGCCAATTGAATGTTGATCAATCTGTTGCTTGTATCAAAGAGTTATTGAGTAACAATATGCAACAAAACTTGCAAGTGGTTATTCAAGTGGCTACCAAATACTCAGACTTGATTGGTGCCGccaaattgattaaaatttttgaagaGTACAAGTGTACTGAAGGATTGTACTATTATTTGAGTTCAATTGTTAATTTGACCCAGGACCCAGATGTCGTTTTCAAATATATCCAAGCTGCAGCTAGAATGAATCAAACCAAGGAAATCGAAAGAGTGGTTAGAGACAACAATGTTTATAATGGTGAAAAAGTGAAGAACTTTTTGAAGGAATTCAAATTGGATGATCAATTACCTTTAATCATTGTTTGTGATAGATTCAACTTTGTtcatgatttgattttgtatttgtacaaaaatcaatacttCAAGTTTATTGAAGTTTATGTTCAATCAGTTAATCCTGCCAATACTCCACAAGTTGTTGCAGGTTTATTGGATGTTGATTGTGACGAAAACATCATTAAAGGCTTGTTAATGTCTGTTTTGGGTAGAGTTCCAATCAAGGAATTGGTTGAAGAAGTAGAAAAGAGAAACAGATTGAAAATCTTGTTACCATTCTTGGAAAAAACATTAGAAGGTGGATCTAACGATCAAGAAGTATACAACACTTTAGCTAAAATCTACATTGATTCCAACAATTCACCAGAAAAGTTTTTGcaagaaaacaacaattacgATACATTGGTTGTTGGTAAATACTGTGAAAAAAGAGACCCATATTTGGCTTACATTTCTTATTCTAAAGGTGGCAACGATGATCAATTGATCTCTATTaccaatgaaaataaaatgtaCAAGTACCAAGCTAGATATTTGTTATCCAAATCTGACATTGAGTTATGGAACAAAGTGTTAAGCTCCGACAATATCCACAGAAGACAATTGGTTGATCAAGTCATTTCCACTGGTATTCCAGAATTGGATGACCCAGAACCAATCTCAATCACTGTTAAGGCATTTATGGAAAATGATTTACCAGAAGAGTTGAtggaattattagaaaagaTTATTTTGGAACCATCTCCATTCAGTGAAAATGCATCATTACAAGgattaatgattttgacTGCTATCAAAGCTGATTCATCCAAAGTTTCAAGCTATATTGAGAAATTAGACAAATTTGACCCTAATGAAATTGCTCCATTATGTATTGACAATGGATTGAATGAAGAAGCATTTGAAGTTTACGACAAGTTTGAATTGAGATCAGAAGCTATGAAGGTTTTGGTTGAAGATATTGTTTCATTAGACAGAGCTGAGCAATATGCTGAAAAATACGACACCCCTGAATTATGGTACCAATTGGGTACTGCACAATTGGATGGTTTGCGTATTCCAGAGGCAATTGATTCCTATGTTAAATCTAAAAACCCAGAGAATTTCGCTCAAGTGATTGAAATTGCTGAACATGCTGgaaaggaagaagaattgattaCTTTCTTGGATATGGCAAGGGAAACATTAAGAGAGCCAGTTGTTGATGGAGCCCTTATTAATGCCTATGCCACTTTGGACAGATTGAGTGATATGGAGAAGTTTGTTGGTGGCTCCAATGTTGCTGATTTGGAAGCTATTGGTGACAAGTTGTTTGAAGCCAAGAATTATAAAGCTGCTAAAGTTTTGTATTCCAATGTTTCTAAATATGCCAAATTAGCTACTACTTTGGTGTATTTGGGTGATTACCAAGGTGCTGTTGATTGTGCTAGAAAAGCTTCTAACACTCAAGTTTGGAAACAAGTTAACAGTGCTTGtattgaaaacaaagaatTCAGATTGGCTCAAATTTGTggtttgaatttgattattgatgCTGAGGAATTACCTGAATTGGTCAAGACTTATGAATACAATGGTTATttcaatgaattaattgcGCTTTTCGAGAATGGGTTGAGTTTGGAAAGAGCTCACATGGGTATGTTTACTGAATTAGCCATCTTATATGCTAAATACTCCCCAGAAAAAGTTATGGaacatttgaaattattctGGTCTAGAATCAATATTCCAAAAGTTTTGACTGCATGTGAAGATGCACACTTGTACCCAGAATTGATCTTTTTGTACTGTCATTACGAAGAATGGGATAATGCTGCATTGAcaatgattgaaaaatcagaaGTTGCATTTGACCATTCTTCTTTCAAAGAAATCATTGTTAAGGCACCAAACTTGGAAATTCATTACAAGGCTATTCAATTCTACATGAATGAAAACCCATCATTGTtagttgatttattgaaagTGTTAACACCAAAATTAGATTTACCAAGAGTTGTTAGAATGTTTGTTCAAAGTGACAACTTGCCAATGATCAAAccatttttgatttctgtTTTGGATAAGAACAACTCTGTTGTTAATTCTGCTTACCACGATTTgttaattgaagaagaagattataAATCTTTAAGATCAtctattgaaaatgaaagcAACAATagattcaataaattggaTTTGGCCGAAAGATTAGAAAAGcatgatttgattttcttcaGACAGATTGCTGCTACTTTATACaccaaagaaaagaaattcaatagagccatttcaattttgaaaactgATAAATTATGGCCCGATTTATTGAGAACAGTTGCTGCTTCCAAATCTAAAAAGATTGCTCATGAATTATTGGATTACTTTGTTGAAACAGGTAATCATGAATGTTTTGTTGCCTTGTTGTATACTTCCTATGAATTTATTGCTAATGATTACGTGGTGGAATTATCATGGTTGCACAACTTGTCCAACTTTATCAAACCATATGAAATTTCCATTGCTTatgaaaatcaaaagaaattgaatgaagtatatcaagatttacaaaagagaaaagaatCAGAAagacaacaagaagaagaaccagGTGTTGGCCAACCATTGATGCTTACTAATGGACCAATGAGTTATCAAGGTACTGGTGCCACTGGAATAGGTTATCAACCAACTGGTGCTGGGTTTGGTAATGCATTCtaa
- a CDS encoding central kinetochore subunit, putative (Similar to S. cerevisiae MCM21;~In S. cerevisiae: potein involved in minichromosome maintenance; component of the COMA complex (Ctf19p, Okp1p, Mcm21p, Ame1p) that bridges kinetochore subunits that are in contact with centromeric DNA and the subunits bound to microtubules) has protein sequence MDSVEVDQINNIEREIDEIKADIALIEKDLTSSQLQKQQLQEEIEVLVLEQQKQMQDKTKESPIPDAADEMDIEIPEIIKHNYFDPSIQKYFQHPTPPQSNQLPSHENALPTIVSSQLKPINDLELKENVLYENIFRMFGVTAFPINQYLFKNNNDPNEQILGLRFDLYSNFTKCFQQPHYCILRKLSFEKNETIFYNWIVYKHTLPSYIPIDEYSKILNESNNDNNSNNLFKFAESIQLTLTKTQYKLDKFNQLLRFNKNQFGLDKDEAIFINLDCDLSGQRILLNLSHNSKTQIKKTQMMGLELICSNDLIEVIHFTNFPNTINSNQLLICQAILQNSKINDLIKNFRKVIQILVKYKVIE, from the coding sequence ATGGACTCTGTTGAGGTTGatcaaataaacaatattgaAAGGGAAATAGATGAAATCAAAGCGGATATAGCACTAATAGAAAAAGATCTAACATCAAGTCAGTTGCAAAAGCAACAGTTGCAAGAAGAGATTGAAGTATTGGTGTtggaacaacaaaaacagaTGCAAGACAAAACAAAGGAATCACCTATCCCCGATGCTGCTGATGAAATGGATATTGAAATACCTGAAATTATAAAAcataattattttgatcCTAGTATTCAAAAGTATTTCCAACACCCAACACCACCCCAATCGAACCAGTTGCCTTCTCATGAAAATGCATTACCCACAATTGTATCGTCTCAATTGAAACCTATCAATGATttagaattaaaagaaaatgtgctatatgaaaatattttccGAATGTTTGGTGTAACTGCATTCCcgataaatcaatatttattcaaaaataataatgaccCGAATGAACAGATTTTGGGATTACGATTCGatctttattcaaatttcaCTAAATGCTTCCAGCAACCTCATTATTGTATACTTCgaaaattatcatttgaaaaaaatgaaactattttttataattggATAGTTTATAAACATACACTACCGTCCTATATCccaattgatgaatattCCAAAATCTTGAATGAAAGCAATAACGATAATAACAGCAACAACTTGTTCAAATTTGCAGAATCGATTCAATTAACTTTAACCAAGACTCAATATAAATTAGATAAGTTTAATCAACTATTACGATTTAATAAGAATCAATTTGGTTTGGATAAAGATGAAGCAATTTTCATAAATTTAGATTGTGATCTACTGGGTCAACGAATATTGTTAAATTTAAGTCATAATTCTAAAACtcaaataaagaaaactCAAATGATGGGACTCGAATTGATTTGTTccaatgatttaattgaagttATACATTTTACTAATTTCCCAAATACCATTAATTCTAATCAACTATTAATTTGTCAAGCTATATTACAAAACTccaaaattaatgatttgattaaaaattttagaAAAGTCATTCAAATTTTAGTTAAATACAAAGTAATAGAATAA
- a CDS encoding inner membrane magnesium transporter, mitochondrial precursor, putative (Similar to S. cerevisiae LPE10;~In S. cerevisiae: mitochondrial inner membrane magnesium transporter, involved in maintenance of magnesium concentrations inside mitochondria; indirectly affects splicing of group II introns; functionally and structurally related to Mrs2p): MFPLRSSIARVLPNGSLTKLCLRQLNKSSKLNLNKNKNFDSFNEVFIHKTLLSSIKQHNDTDYVRCSIFNSNGDMIQHGKEILKSQFIKRYNLTPRDFRKFNWQRSATGTTTASSSSASSSAGESSSAGTKKSSGSSSSSSSLHPSTSALSLSNSSLGSSSNVDIVPNITIRRNSILVQLLNIRALINHDKLIIFDNSSSFQNSQVSSYTHSQFLKDLSQRLKSTNLDGLPFEFKALEGILIYIVSNLNMEMKVHNTVLQNIITGLEDSIDRNKLRYLLIESKKIHQFHRKITLIKNCLEDLLENDDELNDLYITEKFQNNSNGTNDGQPRQGTNHEEIEMLLENYYQTIDEIVQIVENLKNQIKTTEDLINVVLDSNRNQLMLLGLKFSTGLLSMGVALYVSALYGMNLENFIEEIDGGFEVVTVVSTIALIALLLFSVKQLKKVEKVTMTSLNDQRK, encoded by the coding sequence ATGTTTCCTTTACGATCTTCAATAGCTAGAGTACTACCGAATGGTTCATTAACCAAATTATGCCTACGTCAGTTAAACAAATCGTcgaaattaaatttaaacaaaaataaaaattttgattcattcaatgaagtatttattcataaaactttattatcatcCATTAAACAACATAATGATACTGATTATGTTCGATgttcaatatttaattcaaatgGTGATATGATTCAACATGGTAAAGAAATCTTGAAAagtcaatttattaaacgATATAATTTAACACCTAGAGATTTTAGGAAATTTAATTGGCAAAGATCAGCAACAGGAACAACGAcagcatcatcatcgtcagCGTCGTCATCAGCAGGAGAATCATCATCGGCAGGGACAAAGAAATCGTCTGGTTCATCTTCCCTGTCTTCATCTTTACATCCTTCAACATCAGCATTGTCATTAAGTAATTCCTCCCTTGGATCATCAAGTAATGTTGATATTGTCCCTAATATTACTATTCGACGCAACAGCATCTTAgtacaattattaaacatTCGTGCTTTAATTAATCATGACAAGTTAATAATTTTCGATAATTCATCAAGTTTCCAAAATTCACAAGTTTCTTCTTATACTCATCTGCAATTTCTTAAAGATTTAAGTCAACGATTAAAATCTACAAATTTAGATGGATTGccatttgaatttaaagcTCTTGAAggaatattgatttatattgtttCTAATTTAAATATGGAAATGAAAGTTCATAATACTGTATtacaaaatattattactgGATTAGAAGATAGTATCGATCGGAATAAATTAcgatatttattaattgaactgaaaaaaattcatcaattccATCGGAAAATTACcttaattaaaaattgtctagaagatttattagaaaatgatgatgaattaaatgatttgtATATTactgaaaaatttcaaaataatagtaatggtACAAATGATGGTCAACCACGACAGGGGACAAAtcatgaagaaattgaaatgttattagaaaattattatcaaaccattgatgaaattgttcaaattgtcgagaatttgaaaaatcagaTTAAAACTACTgaagatttaattaatgtgGTTTTAGATTCTAAtagaaatcaattaatgttATTAGGATTGAAATTTTCTACAGgattattatcaatggGGGTGGCATTATATGTATCAGCGTTATATGGAATgaatttagaaaatttcattgaaGAAATAGATGGAGGATTTGAAGTTGTCACGGTGGTTTCTACAATTGCATTGATTGCATTACTACTATTCAGTgtgaaacaattgaaaaaagttgaaaaagtAACAATGACAAGCTTAAATGATCAACggaaatag
- a CDS encoding serine/threonine-protein kinase, putative (Similar to S. cerevisiae KIC1;~In S. cerevisiae: protein kinase of the PAK/Ste20 kinase family, required for cell integrity possibly through regulating 1,6-beta-glucan levels in the wall; physically interacts with Cdc31p (centrin), which is a component of the spindle pole body), with the protein MEYTRVNSSEELEVYEEVGRGGFGVVYRGIIKSTNQEVAIKQIDLEKDSTDLIEINKEIQIISECHCQQITSYMGSFVKNYKLWVIMEFIDGGSIFELLKPGPIIEEKIISFILYEILLALNYLHNQGKIHRDLKSQNILISKTGDIKLTDFGVSTQLSSNFSKRNTTVGTPYWMAPEVIVNNNGGHSFKADIWSLGCCCYEMFTGKPPLQSKYPPMRALRLISKCQKNQDFIRLIELNELDISWEFKDFLHQCFIEDPKLRASANKLLKHKFITKHIHDKDRIKLLKKLITKKQLWNQQNHIVKTQNYYVPTDIYNNQLKWNMDEQYENENQQMELTKESRDQHSGNTIKFDISSLMLNNKLEDDIEDDVEDDGHEEGKSSPSSEPNDDVIGFFKNDFNNILMKIFNKIDNRNQLSRLQYDQLVEMNNLMTQLITNDNIHENGSGTNNNRKILLFQYLKYLLKELLKEKNSHINRLILPSSILRNTGTNNNTTNISGNTLVNNNHTTNLMTNFTTNGILSSTTTTSTRANHNRTINHTWTKFDEIESSLLDSWINRMEQG; encoded by the coding sequence ATGGAATATACTAGAGTCAATTCAAGTGAAGAATTAGAAGTATATGAAGAAGTTGGTCGTGGTGGATTTGGAGTAGTTTATCGAGgtattatcaaatcaacaaatcaaGAAGTAGctattaaacaaattgatttagaaaaagaTCTGactgatttaattgaaatcaataaagaaattcaaattatatcAGAATGTCATTGTCAACAAATCACCAGTTATATGGGATCATTTGTTaagaattataaattatggGTGATTATGGAATTTATTGATGGCGGatcaatatttgaattattaaaaccaggaccaataattgaagaaaaaattattagttttATCTTGtatgaaatattattagcattaaattatttgcaTAATCAAGGGAAAATTCATCGTGATTTGAAGAGtcaaaatatattaatatcTAAAACTGGTGATATTAAATTGACAGATTTTGGAGTCTCAACACAATTatcttcaaatttttctaaaagAAATACCACTGTGGGTACTCCATATTGGATGGCACCTGAAGTGATTGTTAATAACAATGGTGGGCATAGTTTTAAAGCTGATATTTGGTCATtaggttgttgttgctatGAAATGTTCACTGGGAAGCCACCATTACAATCAAAATACCCTCCAATGAGAGCCCTTCGATTAATTTCTAAATGCCAGAAGAATCAAGATTTTATTagattaattgaattgaatgaattagaTATATCTTGGGAATTTAAAGATTTCTTACATCAATGTTTTATTGAAGATCCTAAATTAAGAGCAAGTgctaataaattattaaaacatAAATTTATTACGAAACATATACATGATAAAGATAGAATTAAACTTcttaaaaaattaatcacgaaaaaacaattgtggaatcaacaaaatcataTAGTTAAAActcaaaattattatgtCCCAACagatatttataataatcaacTCAAATGGAATATGGATGAGCAGTATGAGAATGAGAACCAACAAATGGAACTTACGAAGGAAAGTCGAGATCAACACTCAGGCAATACCataaaatttgatattagTTCATTAAtgttgaataataaattagaagatgacattgaagatgatgttgaagatgatgGTCATGAAGAAGGGAAATCTTCTCCCTCAAGTGAACCCAATGATGATGTAATaggatttttcaaaaatgatttcaataatattttaatgaaaatttttaataaaattgataatagaaatcaattatcaaGATTACAATATGATCAATTAGTTgaaatgaataatttgATGACTCAATTGATTacaaatgataatataCATGAAAATGGTAGTGgtacaaataataatcgaaagatattattatttcaatatttgaaatatttattaaaagaattattaaaagagaaaaattcTCATATTAATCGATTGATATTACCATCAAGTATATTACGTAACACTGgtaccaataataataccacTAACATTTCTGGAAATACCCTAGTCAACAATAATCATACGACAAATTTGATGACCAATTTTACAACGAATGGgatattatcatcaactacaacaacatcaacaaggGCAAATCATAACAGGACAATTAATCATACATGGACAAAGTTTGATGAAATAGAATCTAGCCTATTAGATTCATGGATAAATAGAATGGAACAAGGATAA